Proteins found in one Salinimonas lutimaris genomic segment:
- a CDS encoding ABC transporter permease has protein sequence MIRILGRYSVLFILTLLVLAGMSFALAYMFPGDVLSNLTGITPQNQIQRNVLAEQHKLDAGYLVQFSNYLWQLLSGNWGYSFVSGLPLREEIGLALPATIELAAYSMLVALLIGVPVGCYAGLRSYTKTDYLINSASMVGYSFPVFWLALVFILIFSLELNIAPLSGRNSLLFNIPDQTGFILIDILLAPDVDRWLAFTDALHHLMLPTLALSVISTASLIRITRRSIIDVLNRPYIAAARSRGLSRRQIFVRHILRNALLPILPLMAIQITSLITNAMIVETLFSWPGIGNWLIQAIYQRDYPALRVGMLAVASLVILLTILIDLFNRLIDPSRDKYERVTI, from the coding sequence GTGATACGTATACTGGGCCGTTACAGCGTTCTTTTTATTCTGACCCTACTGGTGCTGGCCGGGATGTCGTTTGCGCTTGCTTATATGTTTCCCGGTGATGTGCTGTCAAACCTGACGGGAATCACCCCGCAAAACCAGATTCAGCGTAATGTGCTGGCTGAGCAGCATAAACTGGATGCCGGTTATCTGGTGCAGTTTTCTAATTATCTGTGGCAGTTGCTCTCCGGCAACTGGGGCTACAGTTTTGTATCTGGCCTGCCGTTACGCGAAGAAATTGGTCTGGCCCTGCCGGCCACCATTGAACTGGCTGCCTATTCAATGCTGGTTGCCCTGCTAATTGGTGTACCGGTAGGCTGTTATGCCGGCCTGCGCAGCTACACCAAAACCGATTACCTGATAAATTCAGCCAGCATGGTAGGGTATTCGTTTCCGGTTTTCTGGCTGGCGCTGGTTTTTATACTGATTTTCAGTCTGGAGCTGAATATTGCACCACTGTCTGGCCGTAACAGCTTGCTGTTTAATATTCCTGATCAGACTGGGTTTATTCTGATTGATATTCTGCTTGCTCCGGATGTGGATCGCTGGCTGGCATTTACTGATGCCCTGCACCATTTAATGTTGCCCACCCTGGCTCTCAGCGTTATCAGTACCGCTTCGCTGATTCGAATTACCCGCCGCTCTATCATTGATGTGCTGAACCGGCCCTACATTGCTGCTGCCCGGTCCCGGGGATTATCCCGCCGGCAAATTTTTGTGCGGCATATTCTGCGTAATGCCCTGCTACCGATTTTGCCGCTGATGGCTATTCAGATCACATCGCTTATTACCAACGCGATGATTGTAGAGACCCTGTTTTCGTGGCCGGGTATAGGTAACTGGCTGATTCAAGCAATTTATCAGCGTGACTATCCGGCGTTACGGGTGGGAATGCTGGCCGTGGCCTCGTTAGTGATATTGCTGACGATTCTGATTGATTTATTCAACCGCTTGATCGATCCAAGCAGGGACAAGTACGAACGTGTCACAATTTAG
- a CDS encoding ABC transporter permease subunit: MSQFSLYDEEYHPSPWQRTWREFKASHVAFVGLIILGAFAFFAIFAPVVAPYDPLQQNIDALLIPPSWELNGTISHLFGTDALGRDVFSRIVYGCRVTFGTSLMLVLLAMVLGVSVGTLAGMTSGVRSSVINHLLDALMAIPTLLIAIIIVAILGTGLVNSMWAITLALTPQFIHYTRSFVRSEMKKEYILASRLDGANPWQLFRHSILPNMIEMLVVQGSLALSIAVIDVSALGFLNLGAQPPLPELGAILADGLDVAYLAPWNAALPGLSIFLMVLAINIVGDGLRSALRKRVSH, from the coding sequence GTGTCACAATTTAGTCTGTATGATGAGGAATATCACCCGTCTCCCTGGCAGCGCACATGGCGGGAATTTAAAGCCAGCCACGTTGCTTTTGTCGGGCTGATTATACTGGGTGCCTTTGCTTTTTTTGCCATTTTTGCCCCGGTGGTCGCCCCTTATGATCCGCTGCAACAGAATATTGATGCTCTGCTGATACCGCCAAGCTGGGAATTAAACGGCACTATCAGCCATTTGTTTGGTACCGATGCACTGGGCCGGGATGTGTTTTCGCGAATTGTGTATGGCTGTCGGGTTACGTTTGGCACTAGCTTAATGCTGGTATTGCTGGCGATGGTGCTGGGAGTCAGCGTAGGTACACTGGCCGGCATGACCAGTGGCGTGCGCTCAAGCGTAATTAACCACCTGCTGGATGCCCTGATGGCCATCCCTACCCTGCTCATTGCGATTATTATCGTCGCCATTCTGGGAACCGGTCTGGTAAATAGTATGTGGGCTATTACATTAGCGCTTACTCCGCAGTTTATTCACTACACGCGCTCGTTTGTGCGTAGTGAAATGAAAAAAGAATATATTCTGGCGTCCCGCCTCGATGGCGCAAATCCCTGGCAGTTATTCCGCCACTCGATTTTGCCTAATATGATTGAAATGCTGGTTGTTCAGGGCTCGCTGGCTTTATCTATCGCAGTCATTGACGTCTCTGCGCTGGGTTTCTTGAACTTAGGTGCTCAGCCACCGTTGCCTGAACTGGGCGCCATTCTGGCGGATGGGTTAGATGTGGCCTACCTGGCTCCCTGGAATGCAGCACTGCCTGGTTTATCCATCTTTTTGATGGTTCTGGCCATAAACATAGTGGGCGACGGATTGCGCTCAGCTTTAAGAAAAAGGGTCAGCCACTAA
- a CDS encoding oligopeptide/dipeptide ABC transporter ATP-binding protein, which translates to MPLLDIKNLTLEIDTGNSRVKALDKVSLTVNSGEIRALVGESGSGKSLIVSAISGTLPHQFHITADRMSWKGENLLSMSAEKRREIMRRDIAVVYQNPITALDPSATLGEQLEESIPDELVKGKWFWQRRQSRRKSAISTVHKVGIKHHRHYLNAFPHQIPNDIGQKFMLAMALISQPKMLIADDPTRGMETTTKTQVLKLLSRLNQTKSLSILFVSHDLLAIASMAHSMTVLYCGQTVESGRMKMLRKRPLHPYTKALLDSAPSFRNDLPPKSMLPSLDGTIPSLKHVPIGCRLGPRCPRAQKDCVITPSVRRIHDHTYSCHFPLHMEKL; encoded by the coding sequence ATGCCATTACTTGATATAAAAAACCTGACGCTGGAAATTGATACCGGAAACAGTCGGGTCAAAGCTCTGGATAAGGTCAGCCTGACGGTTAACAGTGGTGAAATCAGAGCGCTGGTGGGTGAGTCAGGTTCCGGAAAAAGCCTGATTGTGTCTGCTATCTCCGGCACCCTGCCCCATCAGTTCCATATCACCGCAGACCGGATGAGCTGGAAAGGGGAAAACCTGTTGTCGATGTCAGCAGAAAAGCGCCGCGAAATTATGCGCCGGGATATTGCCGTGGTCTATCAAAACCCTATCACGGCGCTTGACCCGTCTGCGACCCTGGGTGAGCAGCTTGAAGAAAGCATTCCGGATGAACTGGTAAAAGGAAAATGGTTCTGGCAGCGTCGCCAGTCTCGGCGAAAATCAGCGATATCTACCGTGCATAAGGTAGGTATTAAACACCACCGGCACTATTTAAATGCTTTTCCGCACCAGATCCCCAACGATATCGGGCAAAAATTTATGCTGGCCATGGCATTAATTTCACAGCCTAAAATGCTGATTGCCGATGACCCGACCCGGGGCATGGAAACCACCACCAAAACCCAGGTGCTTAAACTGCTGAGCCGGCTGAACCAGACAAAATCTCTGTCAATTTTGTTTGTCAGTCACGATTTGCTGGCTATTGCCAGTATGGCCCACTCCATGACGGTACTCTACTGCGGCCAGACTGTGGAATCCGGGCGCATGAAAATGCTGCGAAAACGACCGTTGCATCCTTATACCAAGGCCTTGCTGGACAGTGCGCCCAGTTTCAGAAATGATCTGCCGCCCAAAAGTATGCTTCCTTCACTGGATGGAACTATACCGTCACTGAAACATGTTCCCATTGGTTGCCGGCTTGGCCCGCGCTGTCCCAGAGCCCAGAAAGACTGTGTTATCACCCCATCTGTGCGCCGGATCCACGACCATACCTATAGCTGTCACTTTCCGCTGCATATGGAGAAGCTATGA
- a CDS encoding ATP-binding cassette domain-containing protein, translated as MNEIMHVSGLLFRHSDRKRWLKKPEVFELGPIDLSVKRGETIAIIGENRAGKSLLAKMLVGAIAADEGEIFLSNVAYNAAKRKSTKSYNASNDIRMIFQHSSEAMNPGITVGMILDEPLRLNTRLSEPERRARIEETLRKVGLLRDHIYFYRHMLSDGQQQRVALARALVLQPKILVADEPFAALDPSIRSQTVNQLLGLQNELGLSFIFISHNLGIVRHIADKVIVMEKGRIVETGKTDTIFRWPQHSMTKKLIMAYQSLVPQQTLTQPD; from the coding sequence ATGAACGAAATCATGCATGTCAGCGGGTTGTTGTTCCGCCACAGCGACCGTAAACGCTGGCTGAAAAAGCCTGAGGTCTTTGAGCTGGGGCCGATTGATTTGTCAGTAAAACGAGGGGAAACCATCGCCATTATCGGGGAAAACCGGGCGGGTAAATCACTACTGGCCAAAATGCTGGTTGGCGCCATTGCCGCTGATGAAGGAGAAATATTTCTAAGTAATGTGGCGTATAACGCAGCTAAGCGCAAGTCGACCAAAAGCTATAATGCCAGCAATGATATCCGGATGATCTTTCAGCACAGCAGTGAAGCGATGAATCCCGGTATTACCGTGGGTATGATTCTGGATGAGCCACTGCGCCTTAACACCCGTTTATCAGAACCGGAGCGCCGGGCAAGAATAGAAGAAACCCTGCGTAAGGTCGGGCTGCTGCGCGATCATATTTACTTTTACCGGCACATGCTCTCAGACGGTCAGCAACAACGGGTTGCTCTGGCCCGGGCACTGGTCCTGCAGCCCAAAATTCTGGTGGCCGATGAACCCTTTGCCGCACTTGATCCCTCAATTCGCTCCCAGACGGTCAATCAGTTGCTGGGTTTACAAAACGAGTTGGGGCTGTCGTTTATTTTTATTTCGCATAATCTGGGGATCGTCCGTCACATTGCCGATAAAGTCATCGTGATGGAAAAAGGCAGGATTGTGGAGACAGGAAAAACCGATACCATCTTCCGCTGGCCTCAGCACAGTATGACCAAAAAGCTGATAATGGCGTATCAGTCGCTGGTGCCCCAGCAAACCCTGACCCAGCCGGACTAA
- a CDS encoding sodium ion-translocating decarboxylase subunit beta: protein MEKFAILWDSTALAHFHYQQIIMMAVGLLLLYLAIVKKFEPLLLIPIGFGALLTNIPLAGFSEAGGLLHYIYAVGIETGVFPLLIFMGVGAMTDFGALIANPRMLLLGAAAQFGIFATLFGAIALNAIPGFEFTLQDASAIAIIGGADGPTAIFLASRLAPDLLGAIAVAAYSYMALVPIIQPPIMKALTTEKERQIKMAQLRPVSQREKILFPLAVLLLTILFLPSATPLVGMFCFGNLMKECGVVDRLSKTAQNELINTVTIFLGLAVGSKLSAEKFLTVETLGILGLGALAFAIGTAAGVLMAKLMSRLSGGTINPLIGAAGVSAVPMAARVVNKVGLQANPHNFLLMHAMGPNVAGVLGSAVAAGVLLALVG from the coding sequence ATGGAAAAGTTTGCTATTTTATGGGACAGCACCGCACTGGCCCACTTTCACTATCAGCAGATCATTATGATGGCCGTCGGATTGTTGCTGCTGTATCTGGCCATTGTGAAAAAGTTTGAGCCGCTGCTGTTGATCCCCATCGGCTTTGGCGCGCTGCTAACCAATATTCCGCTGGCCGGATTTTCAGAGGCCGGCGGCCTGCTGCACTATATTTACGCGGTAGGCATTGAAACCGGCGTATTTCCACTGCTGATTTTTATGGGGGTGGGAGCCATGACCGACTTCGGAGCGCTGATTGCCAATCCGCGCATGCTATTACTGGGGGCGGCAGCACAGTTTGGTATCTTTGCCACCTTGTTCGGTGCAATTGCGTTAAATGCGATCCCCGGTTTTGAGTTTACCCTTCAGGATGCCAGTGCCATTGCCATCATTGGCGGGGCTGACGGGCCCACGGCAATTTTTCTGGCCAGCCGGCTGGCTCCGGATTTACTTGGGGCAATTGCTGTAGCGGCTTATTCCTACATGGCGCTGGTGCCGATCATCCAGCCACCCATTATGAAAGCTCTGACCACAGAAAAAGAGCGACAGATCAAAATGGCCCAGTTACGGCCGGTGTCGCAGCGCGAGAAAATTCTGTTTCCGCTGGCAGTGTTATTACTCACCATTTTGTTTCTACCCTCAGCAACACCACTGGTTGGCATGTTCTGTTTTGGGAATCTGATGAAAGAATGTGGTGTGGTGGATCGGTTGAGCAAAACAGCACAGAACGAACTGATTAATACTGTCACTATTTTTCTGGGACTGGCAGTGGGCTCCAAGCTTTCTGCCGAGAAATTTCTTACGGTCGAAACCCTGGGCATTCTGGGATTAGGCGCATTGGCCTTTGCGATAGGCACGGCTGCCGGAGTGCTGATGGCTAAGCTAATGAGCCGCTTATCCGGTGGTACGATTAATCCGCTCATTGGCGCTGCGGGTGTTTCCGCAGTCCCTATGGCTGCCCGGGTTGTGAATAAAGTAGGGTTGCAAGCTAACCCGCATAACTTCCTGCTGATGCATGCTATGGGGCCGAATGTGGCCGGTGTACTAGGCTCGGCGGTTGCCGCTGGCGTGTTACTGGCCCTGGTAGGTTAA
- the oadA gene encoding sodium-extruding oxaloacetate decarboxylase subunit alpha, whose amino-acid sequence MSKPLALTELVLRDAHQSLLATRMRLDDMLPIASELDNAGFWSVESWGGATFDACIRYLGEDPWHRIRALKQAMPKTRQQMLLRGQNLLGYRHYADDVVTRFVERAHENGVDVFRIFDAMNDVRNLQTAVKAAIDCGAHAQGTLSYTVSPVHTLDTWLTMARQLEEMGVHSICIKDMAGLLKPYECEALIKGLKDTVKVPIAMQCHATTGLSTATYQKAVDAGIDMLDTAISSMSMTYGHTATETMVSIVEGTPRDTGLSLPDLENIAGYFRDVRKKYAQFEGSLKGVDARILLAQVPGGMLTNMESQLKEQNAADKFDEVLKEIPRVREDLGFIPLVTPTSQIVGTQSVLNVLTGERYKSITKETAGVLKGEYGATAAPVNKALQERVLDGAQPVTCRPADNLAPELDSLTEELAELADSKQFTLAEDTIDDVLTYALFPQIGLKFLQNRDNPDAFEPAPGSHSAQTDTPSKTSEPVSAPAQQTAATYDVKVDGKVYQVEVAASGQLTSISEAGPAPANTAETTSGAATAQVANTIEAPLSGNVFKILVSDGDEVSDGDVVMILEAMKMETEIRSAFDGTVSGVLAKEGDAVTSGQPLIELS is encoded by the coding sequence ATGAGTAAACCATTAGCACTCACCGAGCTGGTTCTGCGCGACGCCCATCAGTCGTTGCTGGCAACCCGCATGCGGCTGGACGATATGCTGCCGATTGCCAGCGAGTTGGATAATGCCGGTTTCTGGTCTGTGGAGTCTTGGGGGGGCGCGACATTTGATGCCTGTATTCGCTATCTGGGTGAAGATCCCTGGCATCGGATCCGCGCACTCAAGCAGGCCATGCCTAAAACCCGTCAGCAAATGCTACTTCGCGGGCAGAATTTATTGGGCTACCGGCATTATGCTGATGATGTGGTTACCCGCTTTGTTGAACGAGCCCACGAAAATGGCGTGGATGTGTTCAGAATTTTTGATGCCATGAACGATGTACGCAATCTGCAAACCGCGGTAAAAGCTGCCATTGACTGCGGCGCACATGCACAGGGCACCTTATCTTATACGGTCAGCCCGGTGCATACCCTGGATACCTGGCTGACTATGGCGCGTCAGCTGGAAGAGATGGGCGTACATTCAATCTGTATTAAAGATATGGCCGGATTGCTGAAGCCATATGAGTGTGAAGCGCTGATAAAAGGCTTAAAAGACACCGTGAAAGTGCCTATTGCCATGCAGTGTCATGCCACTACGGGACTGTCGACCGCGACTTATCAAAAAGCGGTGGATGCAGGCATTGATATGCTGGACACGGCCATATCCTCCATGAGTATGACCTACGGGCATACGGCAACAGAAACCATGGTATCGATTGTTGAGGGCACTCCAAGAGATACCGGTCTGTCGTTGCCTGATCTTGAAAATATCGCCGGTTATTTTCGTGATGTGCGTAAAAAATATGCGCAGTTTGAAGGCAGCCTGAAAGGCGTAGACGCCCGGATCTTACTGGCGCAGGTGCCCGGTGGCATGCTGACCAACATGGAAAGCCAGCTCAAAGAACAAAATGCAGCTGACAAATTTGATGAGGTGCTCAAAGAAATTCCGCGGGTACGCGAAGATCTCGGTTTTATTCCTTTAGTAACGCCAACCTCGCAAATTGTCGGTACTCAGTCAGTATTAAATGTACTGACCGGCGAGCGGTATAAAAGTATCACCAAAGAAACAGCGGGTGTGCTTAAAGGGGAGTATGGCGCAACCGCAGCCCCGGTAAATAAAGCACTGCAGGAGCGGGTACTGGATGGCGCACAGCCGGTTACCTGTCGTCCGGCAGATAACCTGGCACCCGAGCTTGATAGCCTGACCGAAGAGCTGGCTGAGCTGGCGGACAGTAAGCAATTTACTCTGGCTGAAGATACCATTGATGATGTATTGACGTATGCTCTGTTTCCGCAAATCGGTCTTAAGTTTTTGCAAAACCGGGATAATCCGGATGCCTTTGAGCCGGCGCCCGGCAGCCACAGTGCACAAACAGACACACCGTCAAAAACTTCTGAGCCTGTTTCAGCGCCGGCGCAGCAGACTGCTGCCACCTATGATGTAAAAGTCGATGGCAAGGTGTATCAGGTAGAAGTGGCGGCCAGTGGCCAGCTTACCAGTATCAGCGAGGCTGGCCCGGCCCCGGCCAACACAGCAGAAACCACCTCTGGCGCTGCGACTGCACAAGTGGCTAATACTATTGAAGCGCCGTTATCCGGCAATGTGTTTAAAATTCTGGTCAGTGACGGTGATGAGGTCAGTGATGGTGATGTGGTCATGATCCTTGAGGCGATGAAAATGGAAACCGAGATCCGAAGCGCCTTTGACGGTACAGTGTCCGGTGTTCTGGCCAAAGAAGGTGATGCGGTTACCAGCGGTCAGCCATTGATAGAGTTGAGCTAA
- a CDS encoding OadG family protein: protein MNSSMASQLSEAATLLLVGMGFVFAFLTLMIGGIKAIEAFSTRYPGAQPASPDARPKRKPTGLAASANTPSQSKGIDAGTVAAITAAIHTHRQATQKQEKS from the coding sequence ATGAATAGTTCAATGGCAAGCCAGCTTAGCGAAGCCGCAACATTACTATTGGTGGGCATGGGCTTTGTGTTTGCTTTTTTAACGCTGATGATAGGCGGAATTAAAGCGATTGAAGCATTTAGTACACGGTATCCGGGAGCTCAGCCTGCATCGCCAGACGCCAGGCCAAAACGTAAACCGACCGGCCTGGCTGCCTCCGCCAACACCCCATCGCAATCAAAAGGCATTGACGCCGGCACGGTAGCCGCAATTACTGCAGCAATTCATACCCACCGTCAGGCTACACAAAAACAGGAGAAATCATGA
- the csrA gene encoding carbon storage regulator CsrA, whose protein sequence is MLILTRRVGETLMVGDEVTVTVLGVKGNQVRIGVNAPKEVSVHREEIYMRIQAEKGGEGASHDAD, encoded by the coding sequence ATGCTTATTTTGACTCGTCGTGTTGGTGAGACGCTCATGGTTGGTGACGAAGTTACCGTAACCGTGTTAGGTGTTAAAGGTAATCAGGTGCGCATTGGAGTAAATGCCCCTAAAGAAGTATCTGTGCACCGTGAAGAGATTTACATGCGAATTCAGGCAGAGAAAGGAGGCGAAGGCGCTTCCCACGATGCTGACTAA
- the alaS gene encoding alanine--tRNA ligase: MTLSTADIRQRFIDYFKGHGHQPVASSSLVPADDPTLLFTNAGMNQFKDLFLGAETRSYTRAVSSQRCVRAGGKHNDLENVGYTARHHTFFEMMGNFSFGDYFKTEAIEFAWNFLTKEVGLPKEKLLVTVYQEDDEAFDIWENHIGVPKDKIIRINTSDNFWSMGDTGPCGPCSEIFYDHGEHIWGGPPGTPEEDGDRFIEIWNLVFMQFNKQQDGTMEPLPKPSIDTGMGLERISAILQGVHSNYEIDLFQNLIKAAAQTVGTTDLQDKSLRVIADHIRSCSFLISDGVMPGNEGRGYVLRRIIRRAVRHGYKLGAKDIFFHKLVAALCNEMGEFYPELNDQRPVIEKVLRVEEEQFSKTLSRGMAMLNDVLENLDGDTVPGEVVFKLYDTYGFPADLTGDVAREHDYKIDEAGFEAAMQQQRQRAQQASNFGMNYNDQLRIDKQTAFTGYDQIEGEANIVELIRDNAFCDSLNDGDEGIIVLDSTPFYAEAGGQIGDKGVLQVANGEFQVTDTKKMGNAFAHFGKVVGSISKGEKATAKIDDASREAIKKNHSATHLLHAALREILGEHVNQKGSLVQADRMRFDFSHFEAVTQAQLDQIERRVNEEIRANHSLTTQLMDLDEAKESGAMALFGEKYDEKVRVVSMGPFSIELCGGTHVNRTGDIGLFKIVAEGGIASGVRRIEAVTGAVALDTVQQLQELIASAAGLLKTDASNLIDRIGQLQSHGKELEKALAAAKQKLASQQGSDMLGQAVDVNGVKLLSAKLDGVEPKALRGIMDDLKNRIGEGVVVLGVAGDNKVNLIVGVTKGLTDKVKAGELVNYIASQVGGKGGGRPDMAQAGGDQPENLGAALESVNAWLSDKL; this comes from the coding sequence ATGACATTATCAACTGCTGACATCCGCCAAAGGTTTATCGACTATTTTAAAGGTCACGGGCACCAGCCTGTGGCAAGTAGCTCATTGGTTCCGGCTGACGATCCAACGCTGTTGTTTACCAATGCGGGTATGAACCAGTTTAAGGATCTGTTTTTAGGCGCAGAAACCCGCAGTTACACCCGTGCGGTATCGTCACAGCGTTGTGTACGAGCAGGGGGCAAGCATAATGACCTGGAAAACGTAGGCTATACTGCCCGCCACCATACCTTTTTTGAAATGATGGGTAACTTTAGCTTTGGTGATTACTTTAAAACCGAAGCTATTGAATTTGCCTGGAACTTCCTGACTAAAGAAGTCGGCCTGCCAAAAGAAAAGCTGCTGGTGACGGTGTATCAGGAGGACGATGAAGCCTTTGATATCTGGGAAAACCATATCGGTGTACCTAAAGACAAGATCATCCGGATCAACACCTCTGATAATTTCTGGTCGATGGGCGATACCGGACCGTGTGGCCCGTGCTCTGAAATTTTTTATGACCACGGTGAGCATATCTGGGGTGGTCCTCCGGGCACACCTGAAGAAGATGGCGATCGGTTTATTGAAATCTGGAACCTGGTTTTCATGCAGTTCAATAAACAACAGGACGGCACCATGGAGCCGCTGCCTAAGCCATCTATTGATACTGGTATGGGCCTTGAGCGTATCTCCGCTATTTTGCAGGGTGTGCACAGCAACTACGAAATCGACCTGTTTCAAAATCTGATTAAAGCCGCGGCCCAAACTGTGGGCACAACCGACCTGCAGGATAAGTCACTGCGGGTAATTGCAGATCATATCCGTTCGTGCAGCTTCTTAATCAGCGACGGTGTTATGCCTGGCAACGAAGGTCGCGGCTATGTACTGCGTCGTATCATTCGTCGGGCAGTACGTCACGGTTACAAACTGGGCGCTAAAGATATCTTCTTCCATAAGCTGGTGGCGGCTCTGTGTAATGAAATGGGCGAATTCTATCCTGAGCTTAATGATCAGCGTCCGGTTATTGAAAAAGTACTGCGTGTAGAAGAAGAGCAGTTCAGCAAAACATTGTCGCGCGGTATGGCGATGCTCAATGATGTGCTGGAAAATCTGGACGGCGACACCGTACCAGGCGAGGTGGTATTTAAGTTATATGACACCTATGGCTTCCCGGCGGATTTGACCGGCGATGTAGCCCGCGAGCACGATTATAAAATTGATGAAGCCGGCTTTGAAGCAGCCATGCAGCAGCAGCGTCAGCGTGCGCAGCAGGCCAGTAACTTTGGCATGAACTATAATGACCAGCTGCGTATCGACAAGCAAACTGCGTTTACCGGTTACGACCAGATTGAAGGTGAAGCAAACATCGTTGAGCTGATTCGTGATAATGCCTTTTGTGACAGCCTGAATGATGGTGACGAAGGCATTATCGTGTTGGACAGCACACCATTTTATGCTGAAGCCGGCGGTCAGATTGGTGATAAAGGCGTGCTTCAGGTGGCAAATGGTGAATTTCAGGTCACCGATACTAAAAAAATGGGTAACGCGTTTGCCCACTTCGGTAAAGTGGTTGGCTCAATCAGCAAAGGTGAAAAAGCCACAGCGAAGATTGATGATGCCAGCCGTGAAGCGATTAAGAAAAACCACAGTGCCACTCACTTACTGCATGCCGCACTGCGTGAAATTCTGGGTGAGCATGTCAATCAGAAAGGCTCACTGGTGCAGGCTGATCGTATGCGTTTTGACTTCTCGCATTTTGAGGCGGTCACTCAGGCACAGCTGGACCAAATCGAGCGCCGGGTTAACGAAGAAATCCGTGCCAACCATAGCCTGACCACGCAGCTGATGGACCTGGACGAAGCCAAAGAGTCAGGCGCAATGGCCCTGTTTGGCGAAAAATATGACGAAAAAGTACGTGTAGTCAGCATGGGACCCTTTTCGATAGAGCTGTGCGGCGGTACGCATGTTAACCGTACCGGTGATATCGGTTTGTTTAAAATTGTGGCAGAAGGGGGCATTGCATCAGGCGTGCGCCGTATTGAAGCGGTGACCGGCGCGGTAGCGTTAGATACGGTACAACAGCTCCAGGAATTAATTGCTTCTGCGGCGGGTCTATTGAAAACGGATGCTTCAAACCTTATTGATCGCATCGGACAATTGCAGAGTCATGGCAAAGAGCTTGAAAAAGCACTGGCGGCAGCAAAACAGAAGCTGGCCAGCCAACAGGGTTCTGATATGTTAGGCCAGGCCGTCGATGTTAATGGCGTAAAACTGCTTTCTGCTAAGCTTGATGGTGTAGAACCGAAAGCTTTACGCGGCATTATGGACGACTTGAAAAACCGAATCGGCGAAGGTGTCGTAGTATTAGGTGTAGCGGGTGACAATAAAGTAAATCTTATCGTAGGTGTCACCAAGGGTTTAACCGATAAAGTGAAGGCCGGTGAACTGGTCAACTACATCGCTTCCCAGGTAGGTGGTAAAGGTGGTGGCCGTCCTGACATGGCGCAGGCTGGCGGTGACCAACCGGAAAATCTGGGTGCTGCACTAGAGTCTGTTAACGCTTGGCTGTCAGATAAGCTATAA
- a CDS encoding regulatory protein RecX, with amino-acid sequence MAENNRNNIIDAITRMLARREHSAAEIGRKLLQKGFEEQEYAPIIEEFTEANIQSDTRYAEAKVRSAVAKGSGPRKLQAELAQHDIDEHTLQLAIREIEPDWYALACRVREKKFGLSEPDDFKQAQKQKQFLQYRGFLQSHIQFAMGRE; translated from the coding sequence ATGGCAGAAAATAACAGAAATAACATTATTGACGCGATTACCCGCATGCTCGCACGACGAGAACATAGTGCGGCGGAAATTGGCCGTAAACTCCTGCAGAAGGGCTTTGAAGAGCAGGAATACGCCCCCATTATCGAAGAATTCACCGAAGCCAATATTCAAAGTGACACACGCTATGCCGAGGCCAAAGTACGCTCAGCGGTAGCAAAAGGCTCCGGGCCTCGTAAGTTGCAGGCTGAACTGGCCCAGCATGATATTGACGAACATACCCTGCAACTGGCCATTCGTGAGATTGAGCCTGACTGGTATGCACTGGCCTGCCGGGTACGGGAAAAAAAATTCGGGCTCAGTGAGCCGGATGATTTTAAACAGGCCCAGAAACAAAAGCAGTTTCTGCAATATCGCGGCTTTTTACAATCGCATATTCAATTTGCAATGGGGCGCGAGTAA